One Mercurialis annua linkage group LG3, ddMerAnnu1.2, whole genome shotgun sequence DNA window includes the following coding sequences:
- the LOC126673979 gene encoding inorganic pyrophosphatase TTM2, protein MSGAELHQKKQGLLKDQVRLTKRKDCDRYEIVPIQQNYTFEKGFFLFIRACQLLAQKNDGIILVGLAGPSGAGKTVFTEKVLHFLPSVAVISMDNYNDASRIVDGNFDDPRLTDYDTLLKNVQDLKDGKAVEIPIYDFKSSSRVGYRSLEVPTSRIVIIEGIYALSEKLRPMLDLRVSVTGGVHFDLVKRVLRDIQRAGQAPEEIIQQISETVYPMYKAFIEPDLQTAHIKIINKFNPFSGFQSPTYILKSAKKVKEDQIKAVLAEHTETTEQTYDIYLLPPGEDPESCQSYLRMRNKDGKYNLMFEEWVTDNPFVISPRITFEVSVRLLGGLMALGYTIATILKRSSHVFSNDKVCVKIDWLEQLNRQYIQVQGRDRLAVRCVAEQLGLEGSYVARTYIEQIQLEKLVDEVMALPDDLKMKLSLDEDLVSSPKEALLRASADRVAMRNKHLKSGMSHSYSNQRDKSKFPGLADRRYDERTSDSPAILANQGILAQLSDQISSLNERMDEFTTCMEELNSKLNHKSSPSQQNLALQAEACNGTAPTWYFLSGLSNGSLTGPKLSNSSSSSQLVKESPLMEEISGIMRGQRQVMHQLDALSNLLRDNVGERSRQARTNKRSMFADFEITKVALILSVGVVGFTIFRRMF, encoded by the exons ATGTCTGGCGCTGAATTGCACCAGAAAAAGCAGGGCCTTTTGAAAGACCAAGTCAGGCTGACTAAGAGGAAGGACTGTGACCGCTATGAGATTGTTCCAATCCAACAGAATTATACATTTGAGAAAGGATTCTTTTTATTCATTCGTGCATGCCAATTATTAGCCCAAAAAAATGATGGTATTATACTGGTAGGTTTAGCGGGTCCCTCAGGGGCCGGGAAGACTGTCTTCACAGAGAAGGTACTCCATTTCTTGCCCAGTGTTGCTGTCATATCAATGGACAACTACAATGATGCTAGCAGAATTGTAGATGGAAATTTTGATG ATCCGCGCTTGACTGACTATGACACACTGCTGAAGAATGTGCAAGATTTAAAGGATGGAAAAGCAGTTGAAATTccaatttatgattttaaatctAGCTCGCGTGTTGGATATAG GAGTCTTGAAGTCCCAACTTCCCGTATAGTTATTATTGAGGGCATCTATGCTTTGAGTGAAAAGCTGCGACCTATGCTAGACCTGCGAGTATCAGTTACAGGAGGTGTTCATTTTGACCTTGTAAAACGAGTTTTACGGGACATCCAACGCGCTGGCCAAGCACCAGAGGAAATTATCCAGCAGATATCTGAGACG GTATACCCGATGTACAAAGCTTTTATTGAGCCAGATCTTCAAACAGCGCatataaaaatcataaacaaaTTCAACCCTTTCTCTGGTTTCCAGAGTCCAACTTACATACTGAAG TCAGCAAAGAAGGTGAAGGAGGACCAGATTAAGGCAGTTCTTGCTGAACATACAGAGACAACAGAGCAGACTTATGATATATATCTCTTGCCACCTGGTGAAGATCCCGAATCTTGTCAGTCATACCTGAGAATGAGGAATAAAGATGGAAAATATAATCTCATGTTTGAG GAATGGGTCACCGACAATCCATTTGTAATTTCTCCAAGGATTACATTTGAAGTTAGTGTGCGGCTTCTTGGTGGGTTGATGGCCCTGGGATACACAATTGCAACCATCCTTAAAAGAAGCAGCCATGTTTTCTCTAATgataaagtgtgtgtgaaaattgaTTGGCTAGAACAACTAAATCGCCAATATATTCAG gtGCAAGGAAGGGATCGGTTGGCGGTGAGATGTGTTGCAGAGCAGCTAGGTTTGGAAGGTTCATATGTTGCACGTACTTATATAGAACAGATTCAACTGGAAAAGCTTGTAGATGAAGTTATG GCTTTACCAGATGATTTAAAGATGAAACTCAGTCTAGATGAGGATTTAGTTTCAAGCCCCAAAGAAGCACTTTTGCGAGCCTCCGCTGATAGGGTTGCCATGAGAAATAAGCACCTTAAAAG TGGTATGTCACATTCATATTCAAATCAGAGGGACAAATCCAAGTTTCCTGGACTTGCTGACCGGAGATATGATGAAAGAACTTCAGACTCGCCAGCAATCCTAGCAAACCAG GGAATCCTTGCTCAACTATCAGATCAGATTTCGTCGCTAAATGAAAGAATGGATGAGTTCACAACCTGCATGGAAGAGCTGAATTCCAAATTGAATCATAAAAGCTCTCCCAGCCAACAGAATTTGGCCCTCCAAGCTGAAGCTTGTAATGGCACTGCTCCGACTTGGTACTTCCTCTCCGGTTTGAGCAACGGTTCTTTGACTGGACCGAAATTATCTAATTCCTCATCTTCCTCCCAGTTGGTCAAGGAATCACCTTTAATGGAGGAG ATTTCTGGAATTATGCGGGGACAACGTCAAGTCATGCATCAGTTAGATGCGTTAAGTAATCTCCTTCGCGACAACGTTGGAGAGAGGTCTCGGCAAGCAAGAACAAACAAGAGAAGCATGTTTGCAGACTTTGAGATCACGAAAGTCGCTCTTATTTTGTCAGTTGGTGTTGTAGGATTCACTATATTTCGGAGGATGTTCTAG